The following proteins are co-located in the Bradyrhizobium sp. AZCC 2176 genome:
- the rimP gene encoding ribosome maturation factor RimP, whose protein sequence is MTDPTAGSVDAELLAEPRLVVEPGAAARVSAVAGPVLQGMGYRLVRIKISGEAGCTVQIMAERPDGSMQIEDCEAISRALSPVLDVADPIDRAYRLEISSPGIDRPLVRRSDFERFNGHLVKIEMAVAHQGRKRFRGTLAGVEDNAVRLHRDDTRADEDADVLLVMEDISEARLVLTDELIAESMRRGKQAERELKQNLGLTPPPPPHARKSDPAKSNKPKPKIASKTGSKPGTKPEPTNTKKHRLAAERLRRGEIDPTEGD, encoded by the coding sequence ATGACCGATCCAACTGCTGGTTCCGTGGATGCCGAGTTGCTGGCCGAGCCCCGTCTCGTCGTCGAGCCGGGCGCGGCCGCGCGGGTGTCGGCGGTGGCCGGACCGGTTTTGCAGGGAATGGGCTACCGGCTGGTCCGGATCAAGATTTCAGGCGAGGCCGGCTGCACCGTCCAGATCATGGCCGAACGGCCCGACGGATCGATGCAGATCGAGGATTGCGAGGCGATTTCGCGGGCGCTGTCGCCGGTGCTCGACGTCGCCGATCCGATCGACCGCGCCTACCGGCTGGAGATATCCTCGCCGGGCATCGATCGCCCGCTGGTGCGCCGTTCCGATTTCGAGCGCTTCAACGGTCACCTCGTCAAGATCGAAATGGCGGTCGCCCATCAGGGCCGCAAGCGTTTCCGTGGTACGCTGGCCGGCGTCGAAGATAATGCCGTGCGGTTACATCGGGATGACACACGCGCGGATGAAGATGCCGACGTGCTTTTGGTGATGGAGGACATTTCCGAGGCACGGCTGGTTCTGACCGACGAATTGATTGCGGAATCGATGCGGCGCGGCAAGCAGGCCGAGCGCGAATTGAAGCAGAATCTCGGGTTGACCCCGCCGCCCCCGCCGCACGCAAGGAAGAGCGATCCGGCCAAGAGTAACAAACCGAAGCCCAAGATCGCAAGCAAGACCGGAAGCAAGCCCGGCACGAAGCCGGAGCCGACCAATACCAAGAAACACCGCCTCGCCGCAGAAAGACTGCGCAGAGGCGAGATCGATCCTACCGAAGGAGACTAG
- a CDS encoding DUF2336 domain-containing protein — protein MIISPSLIPELDDIVSRGDPKRRADAARRISELFLQGAASFRSDHVELFDDVLTSLVPHAEIEARAELAERLSMLANAPRGLVGQLAHEDEIAIAGPLLRRSPVIDEKMLVEIASVKGQDHLLAMTERPTLSTDLTDVIVARGDRDVVRRAAGNAGAAFSSSSYSTLIKRAGQDGVLTIRLGQRDDLSPTQLKELLSGSIDVIRRRLFQVVKPERQADIKQAMTAITGPSEREERRDFAPAQRTVLKLHREGMLGEGALLNFAKAFKYEESVAALSAMTGVKIETLDRLISGDRYDPILIAGRSIDIEWATVRALILLRLGPNRTASPADIENARVNYVRLMPSTAQRVVAFWKTR, from the coding sequence ATGATAATTTCACCATCGCTGATCCCGGAACTCGACGACATTGTCAGTCGTGGCGACCCCAAGCGCCGCGCCGATGCCGCGCGTCGTATCAGCGAGCTTTTCCTGCAGGGCGCGGCGAGCTTCCGCTCCGACCATGTCGAGCTGTTTGACGATGTACTGACCAGTCTCGTCCCGCATGCCGAGATTGAAGCGCGCGCCGAACTGGCTGAGCGCTTGTCGATGCTGGCGAACGCGCCGCGCGGTCTGGTCGGCCAACTCGCCCATGAAGATGAAATTGCCATCGCAGGCCCGCTGCTGCGGCGCTCGCCGGTCATCGACGAAAAGATGCTGGTCGAAATTGCTTCCGTGAAGGGCCAGGATCATCTGCTGGCGATGACGGAACGGCCCACGCTTTCAACCGATCTCACCGACGTCATCGTCGCCCGCGGCGACCGCGACGTTGTCAGGCGCGCCGCCGGCAATGCAGGCGCCGCCTTCTCGTCGAGCAGCTATTCGACGCTGATCAAGCGCGCAGGTCAGGATGGCGTGCTGACGATCAGGCTCGGCCAGCGCGACGATCTGTCGCCTACGCAATTGAAGGAGCTGCTCTCCGGCTCCATCGACGTCATCCGCCGCCGCCTGTTCCAGGTCGTCAAACCCGAACGGCAGGCCGACATCAAGCAGGCAATGACCGCGATCACCGGCCCGTCCGAACGCGAGGAGCGGCGCGACTTTGCGCCGGCACAGCGCACGGTGCTGAAGCTCCACCGCGAGGGCATGCTCGGCGAAGGCGCCTTGCTCAACTTTGCCAAGGCCTTCAAATACGAGGAGTCGGTCGCCGCGCTGTCGGCGATGACCGGCGTCAAGATCGAAACCCTCGACCGCCTGATCAGCGGCGACCGCTATGATCCGATCCTGATAGCCGGGAGGTCCATCGATATCGAATGGGCAACGGTGCGCGCGCTGATTTTGCTTCGGCTCGGTCCGAACCGGACGGCATCTCCCGCCGACATCGAAAACGCGCGGGTCAACTACGTGCGCCTGATGCCGTCGACCGCCCAGCGCGTCGTCGCATTCTGGAAGACGCGGTAA
- the trmB gene encoding tRNA (guanosine(46)-N7)-methyltransferase TrmB has translation MVSPRDTGDREATPDDGASAHARGSFFGRRKGHKLRIHQAELIDHLLPHLALDIGAPAPEHLADLFEGEIEDVRLEIGFGGGEHLIAEAQAYPNIGFIGCEPYVNGMAKILTQIEVHNISNIRLYAGDAAELLAWAPPRSLARIDLIHPDPWPKRRHWKRRFVQDATVNAMARILKAGGEFRFVSDIDDYVAWTLAHLLRSADFLWTAERAADWQKPWDGYTMTRYGRKAEREGRVAAYLRFRRVG, from the coding sequence ATGGTCTCACCGCGCGATACCGGCGACCGCGAGGCGACGCCGGATGACGGCGCGTCGGCACATGCGCGCGGCTCGTTCTTCGGCCGCCGCAAGGGCCACAAGCTCCGCATCCACCAGGCCGAGCTGATAGATCATCTGCTGCCGCATCTGGCGCTCGATATCGGGGCGCCCGCGCCGGAACATCTTGCCGATCTCTTCGAAGGCGAAATCGAGGATGTCAGGCTCGAAATCGGTTTCGGCGGCGGCGAGCATCTGATCGCGGAGGCGCAGGCCTATCCGAATATCGGGTTCATCGGGTGCGAGCCGTATGTCAACGGCATGGCCAAGATCCTCACCCAGATCGAGGTCCACAACATTAGCAACATCCGCCTCTATGCCGGCGACGCCGCGGAGCTATTGGCCTGGGCCCCGCCGCGATCGCTGGCGCGGATCGACCTGATCCATCCCGATCCCTGGCCGAAGCGGCGGCACTGGAAGCGGCGCTTCGTGCAGGACGCGACGGTCAACGCGATGGCGCGCATCCTTAAAGCGGGCGGCGAGTTTCGTTTCGTCAGCGACATCGACGATTATGTTGCATGGACGCTGGCGCACCTGTTGCGCTCGGCGGATTTTCTCTGGACTGCGGAGCGCGCTGCCGACTGGCAAAAGCCGTGGGACGGCTACACCATGACGCGCTACGGCCGCAAAGCGGAGCGCGAGGGACGCGTCGCGGCGTATTTGCGGTTTCGGCGGGTTGGGTAG
- a CDS encoding M20 family metallopeptidase — MTITNPFDSTPILEGIRRWVEIETPTEAPAQVNKLADLVAEGYRGMPATVERIAGHSGCGDHLVARSSWGQDEPGILVLSHLDTVHPLGFIERLPFRIDGDSAFGPGIYDMKGGAYLAYHAFRQVCTEGARPPLGITQLYVSDEEIGSPTSRALIEAEGKKAKYVLVTEPARDGGKIVTGRKGVGRFEVFIKGVPSHAGTRPEDGRSAIRELGNVIQTLEAMNDLARGITVNVGVVRGGTRPNVIAEDAYAEVDLRVPTISDSEEITAKILNLKSRTEGVTVKVIGELNRPPYEKSNAGAALYEHARTIAAEIGFDLVDTSTGGGSDGNFTAPHTATLDGLGVDGQGAHTHHEQMYISSIEPRARLLYRLYQTLR; from the coding sequence ATGACGATAACCAATCCGTTCGATTCCACGCCGATCCTCGAGGGCATCCGCCGCTGGGTCGAGATCGAGACCCCCACCGAAGCACCCGCGCAGGTTAACAAGCTCGCCGATCTCGTCGCTGAGGGTTATCGCGGCATGCCTGCGACGGTGGAGCGGATCGCCGGGCACTCCGGCTGCGGCGATCATCTGGTGGCGCGCTCGTCATGGGGGCAGGACGAACCGGGAATACTGGTGCTGAGCCACCTCGATACGGTGCATCCGCTTGGCTTCATCGAGCGCCTGCCTTTCCGGATCGATGGTGACAGCGCGTTCGGCCCGGGCATCTACGACATGAAGGGCGGCGCCTATCTCGCCTATCATGCGTTTCGGCAGGTCTGCACTGAGGGCGCGCGGCCGCCGCTCGGCATCACCCAGCTCTATGTCTCCGATGAAGAGATCGGCAGCCCGACCTCGCGCGCGCTGATCGAGGCCGAGGGGAAAAAGGCGAAATATGTGCTGGTCACTGAACCGGCGCGCGACGGCGGCAAGATCGTGACGGGGCGCAAGGGCGTCGGGCGCTTTGAGGTCTTCATCAAGGGCGTGCCCTCGCACGCCGGCACCCGGCCCGAGGACGGCCGCAGCGCCATCCGCGAACTCGGCAACGTCATTCAAACGCTGGAGGCGATGAACGATCTCGCGCGCGGCATCACCGTCAATGTCGGTGTTGTCAGAGGCGGCACAAGGCCGAACGTAATTGCGGAGGACGCCTATGCCGAGGTCGACTTGCGCGTGCCGACGATATCGGATTCCGAGGAGATCACCGCCAAAATCCTCAATCTGAAATCGCGCACCGAGGGCGTCACGGTCAAGGTGATCGGCGAGTTGAACCGTCCGCCTTACGAAAAGAGCAACGCCGGCGCCGCGCTCTACGAGCATGCCAGGACGATTGCGGCCGAGATCGGTTTCGATCTGGTCGATACGTCGACCGGCGGCGGCTCTGACGGCAATTTCACCGCGCCGCATACCGCAACGCTGGACGGGCTCGGTGTCGACGGCCAGGGCGCGCATACCCATCACGAGCAGATGTACATCTCCTCGATCGAGCCGAGGGCGCGGCTGTTGTACCGGCTGTACCAGACGCTGCGATGA
- a CDS encoding helix-turn-helix domain-containing protein — protein MSTKAPNPVDKYVGSRVRMRRIMLGMSQEKLGEALGLTFQQVQKYEKGTNRVGASRLQQISEILQVPVSFLFDGGPSGAVNGEGFGEGASPAYVSDFLATSEGLALTRAFTRISDSKMRRSIVELVEQIASRDGPDPR, from the coding sequence ATGTCCACCAAAGCGCCCAATCCGGTTGACAAATATGTCGGCAGCCGCGTCCGGATGCGCCGCATCATGCTGGGCATGAGCCAGGAAAAGCTGGGCGAAGCGCTCGGCCTCACCTTCCAGCAGGTTCAGAAATACGAAAAAGGCACCAACCGGGTCGGCGCCAGCCGCCTGCAGCAGATTTCCGAGATATTGCAGGTGCCGGTGTCGTTTCTGTTCGATGGCGGGCCGAGCGGCGCGGTGAATGGCGAGGGCTTCGGCGAAGGCGCCTCCCCGGCCTACGTGTCCGATTTTCTCGCCACATCGGAGGGTCTCGCACTGACGCGCGCGTTCACGCGCATCAGCGATTCCAAGATGCGCCGCTCGATCGTCGAGCTGGTCGAGCAGATTGCATCGCGCGATGGCCCGGACCCGCGCTGA
- the lnt gene encoding apolipoprotein N-acyltransferase: MISSSRFRLAGLSIILAWGWKRAVIALTAGMLSALAMAPFNAWPVLFVTFPVVVWLIDGAAAGKRRGVPAAAMSGFWFGLGYFVPGLYWIGNAFLVDAPTFAWLMPFAVLGLPAYLALFPAVGFALARLIWTRDASRVLALAIGLTVSEWLRGYVLSGFPWNAFGYALSEPLALAQAASLIGLWGMTFLSVAIFASPAALIDGSSRGRKPWIAPVAALSLLVAMGAYGAARLSLQPTELTKVKLRIMQPNLQQDVKFNYAAKAEVMQKYLTLSDRASGPQSTGVRDVQILIWPESAFPFFLTREADAMAQIAELLPKGTVLMTGSVRAPDGPPGARVSRAYNSIYVIDHDGGVLSVYDKLHLVPFGEYLPFQEWMEKLGFVQLTKVHGGFIPGTRRRAMEIPNAPRALPLICYEAIFPGNVAARDDRPGWIVNLTNDGWFGNSTGPHQHLQQARLRAIEEGLPMVRAANTGISAVIDPSGRIVARLGLGIEGVLDAGLPSPLPPTIYARLGDIPAAIIVAAALLLVVRRRAAKQAA, encoded by the coding sequence GTGATTTCATCCAGCAGATTTCGCCTCGCGGGACTTTCGATCATCCTGGCCTGGGGCTGGAAGCGCGCGGTGATCGCGCTTACCGCCGGCATGCTGTCGGCGCTTGCGATGGCGCCGTTCAATGCCTGGCCGGTGCTGTTCGTGACCTTTCCGGTCGTGGTCTGGCTGATCGACGGGGCGGCGGCCGGAAAACGGCGCGGCGTGCCGGCGGCGGCGATGTCGGGCTTCTGGTTCGGGCTCGGCTATTTTGTGCCCGGGCTCTACTGGATCGGCAACGCCTTCCTGGTCGACGCGCCGACTTTCGCCTGGCTGATGCCGTTCGCGGTGCTCGGCCTGCCGGCCTATCTTGCCTTATTTCCGGCGGTCGGCTTCGCGCTGGCGCGGCTGATCTGGACGCGGGATGCTTCGCGGGTGCTGGCGCTCGCGATCGGGCTCACGGTCAGCGAATGGCTGCGCGGCTATGTGCTGTCGGGCTTCCCCTGGAATGCCTTCGGCTACGCGCTGTCGGAACCCCTGGCGCTGGCGCAAGCCGCGTCGCTGATCGGACTGTGGGGCATGACCTTCCTCAGCGTCGCGATCTTTGCCAGCCCGGCGGCGCTGATCGACGGGTCTTCGCGCGGCCGAAAACCCTGGATCGCGCCGGTGGCGGCGCTGTCGCTGCTCGTTGCCATGGGGGCCTACGGCGCCGCACGGCTGTCGCTGCAGCCGACCGAGTTGACCAAGGTCAAGCTGCGCATCATGCAGCCGAACCTGCAGCAGGACGTCAAATTCAACTACGCCGCCAAGGCGGAGGTGATGCAGAAATACCTGACGCTTTCCGACCGCGCTTCAGGACCGCAATCCACCGGCGTGCGCGACGTGCAGATCCTGATCTGGCCGGAATCGGCTTTCCCGTTCTTCCTGACCCGCGAGGCGGACGCGATGGCGCAGATCGCCGAGCTGCTGCCCAAAGGCACTGTGCTGATGACCGGATCGGTGCGCGCGCCCGACGGCCCCCCCGGCGCCCGCGTCAGCCGTGCCTACAACTCGATATATGTGATCGACCATGACGGTGGCGTGCTGTCGGTTTACGACAAGCTGCATCTGGTGCCGTTCGGCGAATATTTGCCGTTTCAGGAGTGGATGGAAAAGCTCGGCTTCGTGCAACTCACAAAGGTGCATGGCGGCTTCATTCCGGGCACGCGGCGGCGCGCGATGGAGATACCGAACGCGCCGCGCGCGCTACCATTGATTTGTTACGAAGCGATTTTTCCCGGAAATGTTGCAGCGCGTGACGATCGCCCCGGCTGGATCGTCAATTTGACCAATGACGGCTGGTTCGGAAATTCGACCGGCCCCCATCAGCACCTGCAGCAGGCGCGGCTGCGTGCGATCGAGGAAGGGCTGCCGATGGTGCGCGCCGCCAACACCGGCATCTCGGCGGTGATCGATCCTTCGGGGCGGATTGTGGCACGGCTCGGCCTCGGCATCGAAGGTGTGCTGGACGCCGGCCTGCCGTCGCCGCTGCCGCCGACGATTTATGCTCGTCTTGGAGATATCCCGGCCGCCATCATCGTGGCCGCCGCCCTGCTGTTAGTCGTCAGGCGCCGCGCTGCAAAGCAGGCTGCCTGA
- a CDS encoding hemolysin family protein: protein MPDSDPIQDNPRDTRNLPVVVQEGEVLRPTADSWLMRAIRTLFGWRAGSVRADLQVVLDASTPDDVGFSAIERTMLRNILGLNERRIADVMVHRADIVAVKRDIPLGELMSLFESAAHSRLVVYNETLDDPEGIVHIRDLLAFMTAKARVGDTTKPKRKKPFPAGLDLRAVDLASPLADANIIRKLLYVPPSMRAIDLLVQMQASRIHLALVVDEYGGTDGLVSIEDIVEQIVGEIDDEHDSDEPPSIIRQGDNAFIADARASLEDARKMIGEEFITGEAGEEVETLGGYLVAQVGRLPVRGEVIAGPGNFEIEVLDADPRRVKRLRIGIRKERPAPRATRERSRREAAPDSSVPPTNDNTPPSSGDGAGSQ from the coding sequence ACTCCGACCCGATACAGGACAACCCGCGCGATACGCGCAACCTGCCAGTGGTGGTGCAGGAAGGCGAGGTGCTGCGTCCGACCGCCGATAGCTGGCTGATGCGCGCGATCCGCACGCTGTTCGGCTGGAGGGCAGGATCGGTCCGCGCCGATCTCCAGGTCGTGCTCGACGCCTCCACCCCGGATGATGTCGGCTTCTCCGCCATCGAGCGCACCATGCTGCGCAACATCCTCGGCCTGAACGAGCGGCGGATCGCCGACGTGATGGTGCACCGCGCCGACATCGTCGCGGTGAAGCGGGATATTCCGCTCGGCGAACTAATGAGCCTGTTCGAGAGCGCGGCGCATTCGCGGCTCGTGGTCTACAACGAAACGCTCGACGACCCCGAGGGCATCGTTCACATCCGCGACCTCCTGGCGTTCATGACCGCGAAGGCGCGGGTCGGCGATACGACCAAGCCCAAGCGCAAGAAGCCGTTCCCGGCGGGCCTCGACCTGCGCGCGGTCGACCTCGCATCGCCGCTCGCCGACGCCAACATTATTCGCAAGCTTTTGTATGTGCCGCCGTCGATGCGGGCGATCGACCTGCTGGTGCAGATGCAGGCCTCGCGCATCCACCTGGCGCTGGTGGTCGACGAATATGGCGGCACCGACGGGCTGGTGTCGATCGAGGACATCGTCGAGCAGATCGTCGGCGAGATCGACGACGAGCACGACAGCGACGAGCCGCCGTCGATCATCCGGCAGGGAGATAATGCATTCATCGCCGACGCCCGCGCCAGCCTCGAGGATGCGCGCAAGATGATCGGCGAGGAATTCATCACCGGCGAGGCCGGCGAGGAAGTCGAGACGCTGGGGGGCTACCTGGTGGCGCAGGTCGGCCGCCTGCCGGTACGCGGCGAGGTCATTGCGGGCCCGGGCAATTTCGAGATCGAGGTGCTCGATGCCGATCCGCGGCGGGTCAAGCGGCTGCGGATCGGGATCCGGAAAGAGCGGCCGGCGCCGCGCGCGACGCGCGAACGAAGCCGCCGCGAGGCTGCGCCCGACAGCAGCGTGCCGCCGACCAATGACAATACACCGCCGAGCTCCGGCGATGGAGCCGGCTCGCAGTGA